The window CGAAGGACGCGAAGCCATGAGCATGCACGCAAAGCCATGAGCGTGTCATAGATGATCGCAAGGGAGCTCCACCTCTATGCTCGTCACGGGGATATTAACCGTAACTAAGCTAAAACTTGGCTTCAGAAAAACGTGTACCTATGATTCGCTACTGGAAGTTGCTCCAAAAGTGGGAACGATGTAACGCGCCCGTCTGACGACGGCATAGGGTCGGCCAAATAATATCAAAGAGCTTTTTGGTTATTCTCGACCACCCAACATGGGATATGGCGTTGGCTGTTCAGATCGTCAGTCATGGATGGGGATGAAAAGCACCACCCACATCCCATTATTGCCTGCCGGACTGAGGGTTCCCCCGAACTCTTGCATATAGTAAATAACAGATGCGATTCTTGTGTGGCGACATGCATGCAAGCAGTTCGACAAGGAAAGAACGAGAGATAGTGGACGGGACACTTGCACTTCCCCTGAATGAATGCGGGCGTTCACGGGTCAGCTCAGAAATGTAGAAGGCACCAATTTAAACATCCCGATCACCTATGCGACTCACCAACACAAAGtaaaagaagaaagaaaataTACTGCACGTCTCAGTTCCCTTCGGCACACCGGCTTGCCGCTGATCTGCAATCCACTGCCGAATGTGACATTTTTAGAGGCGAAAAAAAGTGTCATTCCATGGTGTCGacgcgcgggggcggcgactGCGGGGCATCTGCGCTAGAGCCTTCTGAAACTGACAGAGGCTCACTACCTTGCTCACCGGaaacgccgccggcgcgctccaCACGTGTCACCGCACTTCCACCCTGTGTGGCTGTTGTCTCGTCTGGCACTGACGAGGTAGTACTTGCGGTGGCCGCAGCGGAGATGGAGGGTTGTTTCGTCTCACTGGTCGCCTCACTAGGGACCGCAGCCCAGGATTCATTCACACACTGCTGGACTCGTCGATTGTATTCGCGCCGGTTTTCTGCGTagagccgcgcggcttcctggTTAGCCGGACTGCTTGGGTTCGGATCGCTCAGCAGTGACTGCAGCACGCACCCAAGGCGAAAACTGACACTAGAAAGAATTAAAGAGTCGCTCTCACCATTATTTGGGGACAGCAATATATCACGGGTCTGTTGGCTTGCTGACAGAGCGTCGCTGGGGCTGCCATTTTCACAACTTGCTACAAGATAACGCATTTAGCTTCTGAGGCATGTGAAAGGGTACTCTAATTCACGAAACACGTACGCGAGGTGACATCACAGCTAAAATTGGCAGGCATCTACCATGCGCGGTACGTATCTGCAGTTTTTTGCCTAAGAAGTGAAGCGACTGTAACGCCTGTGCGTTACATGGACCCTGCCAGTGCGATCTGATACATACCTGGATTGACGTGAGAATGGCTGAAATGTCGTAGATTGGACTCCACTGCGTCTGGAGAATATCTAGACAGATATTGCCATCGTTATATACTGaaggcacacacacagaccAGCACGCAGCCTACAGTCGAGTGGAGCGAAGCGAGGGTGCACATTTCATCCTACCTGCAAAATAGTTTTCGGGTGTTAGGCAAGCAAAATAGACACTCGGCTGAATCCGCACACTGGCCGCCCCCCCAAGCAACAAGTCCCCTAGGAGCAACGAGGAAGAACGGGTATCGCGGCAGCTACCTGTTCTTCGGACTGGTTCCGTTCGGAACCAATCCGAACGGCCTCCAGTGAAATCCCAGTGCCTCAGGGCGACCTCCTTACCATTAGGATGGAAGAGCTTGGACAAGAATCTCACTAGCGGAGGGCGGTTTGGATACTCGTTACTAAAGATCATTTCCAGCTGAAAAGTACCTGTACCAGCAGCAAGTTGCGGGGGTCCAAAGACAGACACAAGGATAACacgagaagacagaaaaaggCCATGACAAATTCGGGGAGGTAGCTTTTTACAAAAGAAACTGTCAACTCCCCAAGAAGTCATGCTGTACGTGCAACCCAGACGAGATGAAGTAGGAAAAATGAAACGGGTGTCGTCTAATAACGACACAGAGTGCTGAACGAGGCTGACGAAAGATAACTCTTCGCAATGAAGAAGCGGCAAGCGTTCTAGCCCagcacccccccccccccccgccccccccccccccagcaTGTATCTGGTGTACTCTGTCTCGCTACAGGAAAGACGAAATAGTTCACCTCCTTCCCATGGAGTATCTTCCGGCCCGAATATCACCGCATTCCACTTCATTATGTCGTTGCCAACCGGTGCGCCATTGACGCCATGAGGAGGATCCGTCTGCAACTTCCGGAAATCGCGGATCAGCCGCTTCCTCTGCAAAATAACGTTGGTAGACACAACGCAGTGGCGTGTGGTAGCGGCAGTCGCGCCGACAAGCACCTGGATGGTGACATTCCGTACTGTAATTGCGAAAACAGGCCACATGCGAACGCGACAGTGACAACAGTTGAGAGGTACGGCAGAGAGGAGCCGCGGGCAACCGTAAAAACGGAGGAAGTTCCGACTGATGGGTATAGCGCACTCCCAGCACCAGGTCTCCGGGGCAGTgtcttcgctcttcgcctgtCTACCCTCATCCTATGTTGTATACGGAAGGGTTTGAAGAACTCGTCCTCGAGGGCCGTTGATCATACTAACGGTCACAAACTATGTCAGCCGAAGAGGGTGGATGCGATTCCTCGATAGAAGCAACTCTTTCCACGGAATGCAAATACGTTCACTCTCGGGTGACAAATACGTACGTACACAAACAGTACAATAACGTTCCACGGCGACCACCGTGCCGCCTACCACGGGTGCCATGGCAACGCGTGATGCACGCGGAAGCGCTCAACCTTTCCGCGCCTGCTCCTGCTAAATCATGAAGTGATATGGCGTTGCCGCACACTAAGGCTAAAGCCTTGTAGACTATGCGAGCGAGACGGGACATTTTCGAACAAAATGCACACCTTCTACCACCGCTGATCGTGCGGTAAAAACCACTCGCCAATAACCACGAAGCATTCAGCTTCGACCATGTTGCACAGTGGGGCTGGCGTTAGCTATTTGGAGGAATAACGTCTGAAAAACACAGCGGTGCGCAAAATCCAGACAGGTCCACGCGGCATGCTATCGACAAACTGGCCAAACGCCTCTTTTTACACTCGTCGTCCTGACTGGCTTACCGCATGGCTCGACATCTTTTCGCAGGGCTGGACGAAAAACAAGGTATGGCCGAACAGGAGGCACAAACAAAGGCGTCGAACGTTCTCCGAGACTCAATATTAGTGACGGGTTGGCATAACGAAATACTTATTATCTACTCTCTAGTGGAAAGCAGTCGAAAC is drawn from Besnoitia besnoiti strain Bb-Ger1 chromosome VI, whole genome shotgun sequence and contains these coding sequences:
- a CDS encoding putative ubiquitin conjugating enzyme E2 (encoded by transcript BESB_069400), encoding MSRLARIVYKALALVCGNAISLHDLAGAGAERLSASACITRCHGTRVRNVTIQVLVGATAATTRHCVVSTNVILQRKRLIRDFRKLQTDPPHGVNGAPVGNDIMKWNAVIFGPEDTPWEGGTFQLEMIFSNEYPNRPPLVRFLSKLFHPNVYNDGNICLDILQTQWSPIYDISAILTSIQSLLSDPNPSSPANQEAARLYAENRREYNRRVQQCVNESWAAVPSEATSETKQPSISAAATASTTSSVPDETTATQGGSAVTRVERAGGVSGEQGSEPLSVSEGSSADAPQSPPPRVDTME